The following proteins come from a genomic window of Trifolium pratense cultivar HEN17-A07 linkage group LG4, ARS_RC_1.1, whole genome shotgun sequence:
- the LOC123922724 gene encoding F-box protein At2g35280-like: protein MASRIISKRGNNKGRHVSIQSLPTDLLAEVVATVASQSFLDLHNVKISCKDFLQATNHNYNYVLQKVSLDNFPLIQWFPNEKALTFLRRCEESENIEILFREGLREYFNYPNGNIGGLERLQIAAQRGHKEAMYVYGMLLLSSENHESRKQGIEHMRSLRMSKCIMSSRKKVQHLTKFLWKNNGMLVRNQIPLCKFKETCKGWRVKKGRWLLLDDEDDDIQLCEDCRWDHELEFFYQLFNIR, encoded by the coding sequence ATGGCATCAAGAATAATATCGAAGAGGGGAAACAACAAGGGACGACATGTTTCCATTCAATCACTTCCAACGGACTTGTTAGCTGAGGTTGTTGCAACCGTCGCCTCTCAATCTTTTCTCGACCTTCACAACGTCAAAATCTCTTGCAAAGATTTTCTTCAAGCTACGAATCATAACTACAACTACGTGCTACAAAAAGTTTCTTTGGACAATTTTCCATTGATCCAATGGTTTCCTAATGAGAAAGCATTGACCTTTTTGAGACGTTGTGAGGAAAGTGAAAATATCGAAATCTTGTTTAGAGAAGGGTTACGTGAATACTTTAATTATCCAAATGGAAACATTGGTGGTCTTGAGAGATTACAAATTGCTGCTCAAAGGGGTCATAAGGAAGCAATGTATGTGTATGGTATGCTCTTGTTGTCTTCTGAAAATCACGAGTCAAGAAAACAAGGAATTGAGCACATGCGTTCTTTGAGGATGTCCAAATGTATCATGAGTTCAAGAAAGAAGGTGCAACATCTAACAAAATTTTTGTGGAAAAATAATGGGATGTTGGTGCGCAATCAAATTCCTCTATGCAAATTCAAGGAAACATGTAAGGGATGGAGAGTGAAGAAAGGTCGATGGCTATTATTGGATGATGAAGACGATGACATTCAATTGTGCGAAGATTGTAGATGGGATCATGAGTTAGAGTTcttttatcaattatttaatattcGCTAG
- the LOC123923819 gene encoding protein STRICTOSIDINE SYNTHASE-LIKE 12-like: MLNMAMVVITATLVIFLMCSSSSEAILQKRLQLPSPLTGPESLAFDLTGGGPYVGSSDGRIFKYIGQDEGFIEYASTSRNRDKTLCDGLADFSELQATCGRPLGLGFNQQTGDLYVADAYFGLVKVAPGGENVTHIFGSENAYATRFTDGLDVDPETGIVYFTEASTNFRFKDFETLIDSEDKSGSLLKYDPSTDQTTVLLGNLAMPSGVAVSSDGSFVLVGEYLANRIQRVWLKGPNAFSSELFMPLAGSPNNIKRNSRDQFWISVNGIFRSPIFQRNINFPTGVKVSENRIILQIVSLISEYGTESASEIQDYNGTLYSGSLQASYATIFTTLL, translated from the exons ATGTTGAATATGGCTATGGTTGTGATCACAGCAACTCTTGTGATCTTCCTCATGTGCTCTTCATCATCAGAAGCTATATTACAGAAAAGGCTTCAGCTACCATCGCCACTGACAGGACCAGAGTCACTGGCATTTGATTTAACTGGCGGAGGACCTTATGTTGGCTCCTCCGATGGACGGATTTTCAAATATATTGGTCAAGATGAAGGATTTATAGAATATGCTTCCACATCTAGAAACAG gGACAAGACACTCTGTGATGGCCTTGCTGATTTCTCAGAACTCCAGGCAACATGTGGACGGCCTTTAGGATTGGGTTTCAATCAGCAGACAGGCGATTTGTATGTAGCCGATGCTTATTTTGGACTTGTTAAGGTTGCTCCTGGTGGAGAGAATGTAACACATATATTTGGATCTGAAAATGCATATGCTACTAGGTTTACCGATGGTTTGGATGTAGATCCTGAAACTGGAATCGTCTATTTTACCGAAGCTAGCACAAATTTTCGGTTCAA agatttCGAGACACTGATAGACAGTGAAGATAAATCAGGAAGCCTACTTAAATATGATCCAAGCACCGACCAAACGACCGTGTTGCTAGGAAATCTTGCGATGCCATCTGGTGTGGCAGTTAGCAGCGACGGCTCATTTGTTCTTGTTGGTGAATATCTGGCAAACCGAATTCAAAGAGTGTGGCTTAAAGGACCCAATGCATTTTCATCAGAATTATTCATGCCACTTGCTGGAAGTCCAAATAACATCAAGAGAAATTCACGAGACCAATTTTGGATTTCGGTGAATGGTATTTTTAGGTCACcaatatttcaaagaaatataaattttcCTACCGGAGTCAAAGTGAGCGAGAATCGTATAATTTTACAGATTGTGTCTCTTATTTCTGAGTATGGTACTGAATCAGCTAGTGAGATTCAAGACTATAATGGAACACTCTATTCTGGTTCCCTGCAAGCTTCTTATGCTACCATTTTTACCACCCTCTTGTGA
- the LOC123923820 gene encoding serine/threonine-protein kinase OXI1-like, whose protein sequence is MNSSENNQNSTVKSLDFNNLKVISAVGRGAKGIVFLATTGNQSSNECVALKVISKDLLNQKKSKNNPEGSGEYKRASFEQEVLRRFDHPLLPRLRGVFETEKIVGFAIDYCHGGNLHSLRKKQSEKMFSNDAIRFYAAELVLALEYLHDSGIVYRDLKPDNVMIQENGHIMLVDFDLSTKLKPKSPLQSLSHDSSDRSNSSKEKHANKRLFSRFYRCNSGISPCDSDFELQNSVNSMKRNESESVEKSNSFVGTEDYVAPEIVNGKGHGYEVDWWSLGVVLYEMLYGTTPFNGINRKETFYRILSKEPELTGEKTALRDLIRKLLEKDPDRRIKVDEIKGHDFFKGVKWDTVLQLARPPYIPPLIEVENEKTVGYSKSYVEVFVHEVFFPKGDDGNNEEKKSNKMEEKKGNGEEKKVWIDKLSSSLNEDDDFLIF, encoded by the exons ATGAACAGCAGCGAAAACAACCAAAACAGCACAGTAAAATCGTTAGATTTCAATAACTTAAAAGTTATCTCCGCCGTGGGACGCGGCGCCAAAGGCATCGTGTTCCTCGCAACAACCGGTAACCAGTCATCTAACGAGTGTGTTGCTCTTAAAGTAATATCAAAAGATCTTTTAAATCAGAAGAAATCAAAGAACAATCCAGAAGGTTCTGGAGAGTATAAGAGAGCTTCATTTGAACAAGAAGTGCTACGTCGTTTTGATCATCCACTTTTGCCACGGTTGCGTGGTGTTTTCGAAACGGAGAAAATCGTTGGATTCGCCATTGATTATTGCCATGGCGGTAATCTCCATTCTCTCAGAAAGAAACAATCTGAGAAAATGTTCTCCAATGACGCTATTAG GTTTTATGCAGCTGAATTGGTTCTAGCATTGGAATATCTTCATGATTCAGGAATAGTGTATAGAGATTTGAAGCCAGATAACGTGATGATTCAAGAAAACGGTCACATAATGCTAGTAGATTTCGATCTATCTACAAAGCTGAAACCTAAATCGCCACTTCAATCACTGAGTCATGACTCGTCAGATAGATCTAATTCTTCGAAGGAGAAACACGCGAATAAGCGATTGTTTTCGCGATTCTACCGTTGTAACTCGGGGATCTCGCCGTGTGACTCGGATTTTGAATTGCAAAATAGTGTGAACTCGATGAAACGGAACGAATCGGAATCGGTTGAGAAATCGAACTCGTTCGTTGGAACGGAAGATTACGTGGCACCTGAAATTGTAAACGGAAAAGGTCATGGTTACGAAGTTGATTGGTGGTCGTTAGGTGTCGTATTGTACGAAATGTTGTACGGAACGACGCCGTTTAATGGGATAAATAGGAAAGAAAcgttttacaggattttgtcaAAAGAACCTGAGTTAACGGGAGAGAAAACGGCGTTAAGGGATTTGATTAGGAAATTGTTGGAAAAGGATCCTGACCGTAGGATCAAGGTAGATGAAATCAAGGGTCATGATTTCTTTAAAGGAGTAAAGTGGGACACGGTGTTGCAATTAGCAAGACCACCTTATATTCCTCCTTTGATTGAAGTTGAGAATGAGAAAACTGTGGGGTATAGTAAAAGCTATGTGGAGGTGTTTGTTCATGAAGTGTTTTTTCCTAAGGGTGATGATGGTAataatgaagagaaaaagagtAATAAAATGGAAGAAAAGAAGGGTAATGGTGAGGAAAAGAAGGTGTGGATTGATAAGTTGAGTAGTAGTCTCAATGAGGatgatgattttttaattttttga